The following are encoded in a window of Mycobacterium vicinigordonae genomic DNA:
- a CDS encoding carotenoid oxygenase family protein translates to MTSVQTVELGNPYLEGFLEPVRTEITATDLKVTGQIPAHLNGRYLRNGPNPVADVDPAIYHWFSGDAMVHGVALQDGQAVWYRNRWVRTPPVCAALGEPQPMGLDPRVGLLSVGPNTNALSHAGRTLALVEGGGANYQLTDELDTVAPCDFDGTLFGGYTAHPHRDPATGELHAMSYSFTRGRTVQYSVIDNQGRARRTVDIEVSGSPMMHDFSLTDDYVVIYDLPVTFDPVQVVPVNVPRALSAPARLVLQSILGRVRIPSPITSMINRNRQPMHRMPYRWNPNYPARIGVMPRETGNGNARFGSVRWFDVEPCYVFHPLNAYTEKGADSQGAEVLVLDVVRYAQMFDRDRRGPGDNRPTLDRWTINLTTGAVTSERRDDRPQEFPRINETLLGRRHRFGYTLGFDGGYLSAGAKDMSTTLYKHDFTTGSSATAPLDPDLLIGEMSFVPNPAPAPGNAGLAEDDGVLIGMGTHRGRDEGVLLVLDAQTLETMATVHLPQRVPMGFHGNWAGNDVQSA, encoded by the coding sequence ATGACATCTGTGCAAACCGTCGAACTTGGAAACCCCTACCTCGAGGGCTTCCTCGAGCCGGTGCGCACCGAGATCACCGCGACCGATCTGAAGGTCACCGGGCAGATCCCGGCGCACCTGAACGGGCGTTATCTGCGTAACGGGCCCAATCCCGTCGCCGACGTCGACCCGGCCATCTACCACTGGTTCAGCGGCGACGCCATGGTGCACGGTGTGGCGCTGCAGGATGGGCAGGCAGTTTGGTACCGCAACCGCTGGGTGCGCACGCCGCCCGTGTGCGCAGCATTAGGGGAGCCCCAACCGATGGGGCTGGACCCGCGGGTCGGCCTGCTGTCCGTAGGTCCCAACACCAACGCCCTCAGTCACGCCGGACGCACTCTGGCGCTGGTGGAGGGTGGCGGCGCCAATTACCAGCTCACCGATGAACTCGACACCGTGGCGCCCTGCGACTTCGACGGCACCCTGTTCGGTGGCTATACCGCTCATCCCCACCGCGATCCGGCGACCGGCGAACTGCACGCCATGTCCTACTCGTTCACTCGTGGGCGGACAGTGCAGTACTCAGTGATCGACAACCAGGGCCGGGCCCGTCGCACGGTCGACATCGAAGTGAGCGGGTCGCCGATGATGCACGACTTCTCGCTCACCGACGACTATGTGGTGATCTACGACCTCCCCGTGACGTTCGATCCCGTGCAGGTGGTACCGGTGAACGTGCCGCGTGCGCTGAGCGCGCCGGCCCGGCTTGTTCTGCAGTCGATATTGGGGCGCGTCCGGATCCCCAGTCCCATCACCTCGATGATCAATCGCAACCGCCAGCCCATGCATCGGATGCCGTACCGCTGGAACCCGAACTACCCGGCACGCATCGGCGTCATGCCTCGAGAAACCGGCAATGGCAACGCCCGATTCGGGTCAGTCCGGTGGTTCGACGTGGAACCTTGCTACGTCTTTCACCCGCTCAACGCGTACACCGAGAAGGGCGCCGATTCCCAGGGGGCCGAGGTCTTGGTTCTCGATGTGGTGCGCTATGCGCAGATGTTCGACCGCGACCGGCGCGGTCCGGGTGACAATCGGCCCACTCTCGACCGCTGGACCATCAACCTAACTACGGGTGCGGTGACGTCCGAACGCCGAGACGATCGGCCGCAGGAGTTTCCCCGCATCAACGAGACCCTGCTGGGTAGGCGGCACCGGTTCGGCTACACCCTCGGTTTCGACGGCGGCTATCTGTCGGCGGGGGCCAAAGACATGTCCACCACGCTGTACAAGCACGACTTCACGACCGGATCAAGCGCGACTGCGCCGCTCGATCCTGACCTATTAATCGGTGAGATGTCGTTCGTGCCCAACCCGGCCCCCGCTCCCGGCAACGCCGGCCTGGCTGAGGACGACGGCGTCCTGATCGGGATGGGCACGCATCGGGGCCGAGACGA
- a CDS encoding TetR/AcrR family transcriptional regulator, which produces MTSFQTQRNVRDDLLHAAVGLLNDHGPDALQTRKVASAAGTSTMAVYTHFGGMRELIAAVAQEGLRQFDAALTLPGTDDPVADLLAVGGAYRRYAIEKPHMYRLMFGSTSAHGIRAPAGNILTLTLAEIEQHEPSFAHVVRAVHRSMHAGRITKCPVDDDAAVVATAAQFWALIHGFVMLELAGFYGDDGSALMPVLAAMTANLLVALGDSPEQVGRSQLAAIPTS; this is translated from the coding sequence ATGACTTCTTTCCAGACTCAGCGCAATGTCCGCGACGACCTGCTGCACGCCGCCGTGGGACTGCTGAACGACCATGGGCCCGACGCCCTGCAGACCCGCAAGGTAGCCAGCGCCGCGGGAACCTCAACGATGGCCGTGTACACGCATTTCGGCGGAATGCGGGAGCTGATCGCGGCAGTAGCCCAGGAGGGATTGCGGCAGTTCGACGCCGCACTCACGTTGCCGGGGACCGACGACCCGGTGGCGGACCTGCTGGCCGTCGGGGGCGCGTATCGGCGCTATGCCATCGAAAAACCGCACATGTACCGGCTGATGTTCGGCAGCACCAGCGCGCACGGCATCAGGGCGCCCGCGGGCAACATCCTGACGTTGACACTCGCCGAGATCGAGCAGCATGAACCGAGCTTCGCGCACGTCGTCCGCGCCGTGCACCGGTCAATGCACGCCGGCCGGATCACCAAGTGCCCGGTGGATGACGACGCCGCGGTAGTGGCGACAGCAGCTCAGTTCTGGGCACTGATCCACGGATTCGTGATGCTCGAGCTGGCCGGATTCTACGGCGATGACGGCTCCGCCCTGATGCCCGTACTGGCGGCGATGACCGCGAACCTACTTGTCGCTCTGGGCGATTCCCCCGAGCAGGTGGGTCGCTCGCAGTTGGCGGCGATCCCCACGAGCTGA